The following coding sequences are from one Streptomyces sp. NBC_01294 window:
- a CDS encoding SPFH domain-containing protein has protein sequence MADITRRFGWRHLRSAPTAHIRHHKRGRLVHDGRGLSFWYRSLSAALSEVPVDDRELAMAFHARTSDFQDVAVQATVTYRISDPAEAANRLDFSVDPDTGSWRGAPLEQIATLLTETAQQHTLDVLARTPLAVALVDGVASVRGSVAAGLAAEPRLPATGIDVVTVRVVAIRPEAEVERALRTPAREQIQQEADRATYERRAVAVERERAIAENELASQIELARREEQLIDQRGTNSRREAEEKAAADGIRTETEAARKVRLARADAEAARETGAARAEVQAAWLRVHDEAGPGTLHALAVTRLAENLPRIESITLSPDVLTGLLSRLGRPEGGAGA, from the coding sequence ATGGCCGACATCACCCGGCGCTTCGGCTGGCGTCATCTGCGCTCCGCGCCCACCGCCCACATCCGCCACCACAAGCGCGGCCGACTCGTCCACGACGGACGGGGGCTCAGCTTCTGGTACCGGTCGCTGTCGGCGGCGCTCTCCGAAGTGCCGGTCGACGACCGGGAGCTGGCCATGGCCTTCCACGCCCGTACGTCCGACTTCCAGGACGTCGCCGTGCAGGCCACCGTCACCTACCGGATCAGCGACCCGGCCGAGGCCGCGAACCGACTCGACTTCTCCGTCGACCCGGACACCGGGAGCTGGCGCGGCGCTCCCTTGGAACAGATCGCCACTCTCCTCACCGAGACCGCGCAGCAGCACACGCTGGACGTACTGGCCCGGACTCCGCTGGCCGTCGCCCTGGTGGACGGCGTCGCCTCCGTGCGCGGGAGCGTCGCCGCCGGTCTCGCCGCTGAGCCCAGACTCCCGGCCACCGGCATCGATGTGGTGACCGTGCGCGTCGTGGCGATCCGCCCCGAGGCCGAGGTCGAGCGCGCCCTGCGGACCCCGGCCCGCGAGCAGATCCAGCAGGAGGCGGACCGGGCCACCTACGAACGGCGGGCCGTCGCCGTCGAGCGCGAGCGTGCCATCGCCGAGAACGAGCTGGCCAGCCAGATCGAACTGGCCAGGCGCGAGGAGCAGCTGATCGACCAGCGCGGCACCAACTCCCGCCGCGAAGCCGAGGAGAAGGCGGCGGCGGACGGCATACGCACCGAGACCGAGGCGGCCCGCAAGGTCCGCCTGGCCCGCGCGGACGCCGAGGCGGCGCGCGAGACGGGCGCCGCGCGCGCCGAGGTCCAGGCCGCCTGGCTGCGCGTGCACGACGAAGCCGGCCCGGGCACGCTGCACGCCCTGGCGGTGACCCGGCTGGCGGAGAACCTGCCGCGGATCGAGAGCATCACGCTCTCTCCTGACGTCCTCACCGGCCTCCTCTCCAGGCTCGGACGTCCGGAAGGCGGCGCGGGCGCGTGA
- a CDS encoding transposase: protein MREAIRHFFTASGNTYGSLRITLDLWAEGRQVSENTVAKNVAALSLQGGKPPPANGCPT, encoded by the coding sequence ATGAGGGAGGCGATCCGTCATTTCTTCACGGCCTCCGGCAACACCTACGGCTCGCTGCGAATCACCTTGGATCTGTGGGCGGAAGGCCGGCAGGTCTCCGAGAACACCGTTGCCAAGAACGTGGCCGCGCTCAGCCTTCAGGGCGGCAAGCCCCCGCCGGCCAACGGCTGCCCGACGTGA
- a CDS encoding methyltransferase domain-containing protein, which produces MEHEEESMNIRPTDNAFARIDAVSAEMRGKIIDYLDVVAGHPEMKRVRTAASAIFAPSEGERLLDAGCGAGEVARELGAQVGSAGAVFAIDRSQQAVAVAQARHDGGPVTYQSGDVTALDFPDGHFDGVRCERVVQHLADPDAAIAELARVTRPGGRVCVIDTDWSSSVGDGFDHLDEVVGSFFPGHSAGRCVRSRMVRSGLRETSVLPVTLRFLSPADAGVVAPIFNRVLMREYLSEELFDRFCSSVDRSADRGDFLYAFTMWISLGRVA; this is translated from the coding sequence TTGGAACACGAAGAGGAATCAATGAATATCAGGCCTACCGATAACGCGTTCGCTCGCATCGATGCCGTATCCGCGGAGATGCGAGGGAAAATCATCGATTATCTCGATGTCGTGGCCGGTCATCCGGAGATGAAGCGAGTCCGGACTGCCGCTTCGGCGATCTTCGCGCCGTCCGAAGGTGAGCGGTTGCTGGACGCCGGGTGTGGTGCAGGAGAGGTCGCGCGAGAGCTCGGAGCGCAGGTGGGGAGCGCCGGCGCCGTGTTTGCGATTGATCGGTCCCAGCAGGCGGTGGCGGTCGCCCAGGCCCGGCATGACGGCGGGCCGGTGACGTATCAGTCCGGGGATGTCACGGCGCTCGACTTTCCGGATGGCCATTTCGACGGAGTGCGCTGCGAACGAGTGGTGCAGCACCTGGCGGACCCTGATGCCGCGATCGCCGAACTGGCCCGGGTAACGCGGCCGGGAGGCCGGGTGTGTGTCATCGACACCGACTGGTCCTCGTCCGTCGGAGACGGCTTCGACCACCTGGACGAAGTGGTCGGCAGCTTCTTCCCGGGCCACTCTGCCGGACGGTGCGTCCGGTCGCGCATGGTGAGGTCCGGTCTGCGGGAGACCAGCGTGCTGCCCGTGACGCTTCGCTTCCTCTCTCCGGCGGATGCGGGAGTTGTGGCACCGATCTTCAATCGCGTCCTCATGCGAGAGTACCTGTCGGAGGAGTTGTTCGACCGCTTCTGCTCATCAGTGGACCGGTCTGCGGACCGAGGCGACTTCCTCTACGCCTTCACCATGTGGATCTCCCTGGGGCGCGTCGCTTGA
- a CDS encoding Gfo/Idh/MocA family protein yields MAPLSLIVLGAGDRGTGHARWALKHPDRAQVVAVAEPRPTRRRRFAAEHGIAADGAVCDWRELAARGRIADAVLICTQDRMHLEPALAFAELGYHIMLEKPMALDEPSCRAIVDAVERAGVVLAVGHVLRYTPYTQVFKDVLDSGRLGDVVSVQHTEPVGHWHQAHSFVRGNWRRTDEATSMLMAKSCHDLDWLQYVIGQPPTRVSSFGRLSHFTPANRPAGAADRCLDCSIEPQCAFSARRIYGERLAGGNHGWPLSAVVDEPTEKALDAALRSGPYGRCVYACDNDVVDHQVVAMEFAGGTTATFTMTGLSQMANRRTVVFGTRGELHGDGATLRVHDFLTGHDEIIDTTPAGGMSAAGGHGGGDAGLMDAFVTAVATGDASLVRSGPRESLLSHLAVLAAERARLAGTVEHVIPRA; encoded by the coding sequence ATGGCACCTTTGTCTCTGATCGTCCTCGGCGCGGGCGACCGCGGCACCGGACACGCCCGCTGGGCGCTGAAGCATCCCGATCGGGCCCAGGTCGTCGCCGTCGCCGAGCCCCGGCCAACGCGGCGTCGGCGATTCGCGGCCGAACACGGCATCGCCGCCGACGGAGCGGTCTGCGACTGGCGGGAGCTGGCCGCGCGCGGCCGGATCGCCGATGCCGTGCTGATCTGTACGCAGGACCGGATGCACCTGGAGCCCGCGCTGGCCTTCGCCGAACTCGGCTACCACATCATGCTGGAGAAGCCGATGGCGCTGGACGAGCCGTCATGTCGCGCCATCGTCGACGCCGTCGAGCGGGCAGGGGTGGTCCTGGCCGTCGGCCATGTCCTGCGCTACACCCCTTACACCCAGGTGTTCAAAGACGTTCTCGATTCCGGACGGCTCGGCGACGTCGTGAGCGTCCAGCACACCGAACCGGTCGGCCACTGGCACCAGGCGCACTCCTTCGTCCGCGGGAACTGGCGCCGTACGGACGAGGCCACGTCCATGCTGATGGCCAAGTCCTGTCACGACCTGGACTGGCTCCAGTACGTCATCGGCCAACCCCCCACTCGCGTCTCGAGCTTCGGACGCCTCTCCCACTTCACCCCCGCGAACCGCCCTGCCGGCGCTGCCGACCGCTGCCTGGACTGCTCCATCGAGCCGCAGTGCGCCTTCTCCGCCCGGCGCATCTACGGGGAGCGGCTGGCCGGTGGTAACCACGGCTGGCCGCTGTCCGCCGTCGTGGACGAGCCGACCGAGAAGGCACTCGACGCGGCTCTGCGGTCCGGTCCCTACGGCCGCTGTGTCTATGCCTGCGACAACGACGTGGTGGATCATCAGGTCGTGGCAATGGAGTTCGCCGGCGGCACGACGGCCACCTTCACCATGACGGGTCTCAGCCAGATGGCCAATCGCCGTACGGTGGTCTTCGGCACCCGGGGCGAGCTGCACGGCGACGGCGCCACCCTGCGCGTCCACGACTTCCTCACCGGACACGACGAGATCATCGACACCACGCCCGCGGGCGGCATGTCCGCCGCCGGCGGCCACGGGGGCGGCGACGCCGGACTGATGGACGCCTTCGTCACGGCCGTCGCAACCGGCGATGCCTCGCTGGTCCGCTCCGGCCCCCGTGAATCCCTCCTCAGCCACCTCGCAGTCCTCGCGGCCGAACGCGCCCGACTCGCGGGAACCGTCGAACACGTCATCCCCCGCGCATGA
- a CDS encoding formyltransferase family protein gives MIFVGEGALLRRAVTHAATRGHPVDLVCSADPLDAAAADAPHLAAADINTHADTLARACTDGIVWSLNNRQIFREPLLRADGLRILNIHNGLLPRHRGLPSVAVLFALLHGDTEYGATAHEVDAGIDTGPVLAEHRFPIGPEDRYHHVMLRGIRACHALFEQILPAVAAGTAHSARVAAAEPSAYYGLRALDRLDTYRHHPAYARATDLGPFAAHAPELTRALLLPSPHETLV, from the coding sequence ATGATCTTCGTCGGAGAGGGAGCCCTGCTCCGCCGCGCCGTCACCCACGCGGCCACCCGCGGCCACCCGGTCGACCTGGTCTGCTCCGCCGACCCGCTGGACGCCGCGGCCGCCGACGCACCCCACCTCGCGGCGGCGGACATCAACACCCACGCCGACACGCTGGCCCGGGCCTGCACCGACGGCATCGTCTGGTCCCTCAACAACCGGCAGATCTTCCGGGAGCCCCTGCTCCGGGCCGACGGCCTGCGCATCCTCAACATCCACAACGGTCTACTGCCTCGACATCGCGGACTGCCCTCCGTCGCCGTCCTGTTCGCCCTGCTGCACGGCGACACGGAGTACGGCGCCACCGCCCACGAGGTTGACGCCGGCATCGACACCGGTCCGGTCCTGGCCGAACACCGCTTCCCCATCGGGCCCGAGGACCGATACCACCACGTCATGCTCCGCGGGATCCGCGCCTGTCACGCCCTCTTCGAGCAGATCCTCCCGGCCGTCGCCGCCGGAACCGCCCACTCAGCACGCGTTGCGGCGGCGGAACCGTCCGCGTACTACGGTCTGCGGGCCCTGGACCGGCTCGACACCTATCGACACCACCCTGCCTACGCCCGCGCCACCGACCTCGGCCCCTTCGCCGCCCATGCCCCCGAGCTCACCCGCGCGCTGCTCCTACCGTCCCCGCACGAAACGCTCGTATGA